The proteins below are encoded in one region of Ostrea edulis chromosome 3, xbOstEdul1.1, whole genome shotgun sequence:
- the LOC125673001 gene encoding PIH1 domain-containing protein 1-like produces MLEPDSDETEALMKKLLLQSGLQEGDVDPNKKVPWTTVVPKPGFCLKTKKENGEKVFINVCHAENVPQPRDITEEDLLKLLESDDPFGFRVPMSIGEPHAEIDKSGQGCTAYDVVIHPGFYEKMKDSEVFRAFFLSVTLEGLEEKYSIALSRDWVILKNRKCIGRLQEQNVRTQSKPVIMEMGDQSGLGKPLIQEMDTPKPLSQEELKARGQKPDFRIVQEPAEGHPEFLVAEISLPHVKMANTLTVDVGEDRIVLETRSNKYYLDVYLPFMLIQEDCVAQFNRKTRILTLTLPVQAEE; encoded by the exons ATGTTGGAACCCGACTCTGATGAAACAGAGGCTTTGATGAAAAAGCTTCTACTGCAATCG GGATTGCAGGAGGGAGATGTTGATCCTAATAAAAAAGTCCCTTGGACCACAGTAGTTCCAAAACCAG GTTTCTGTCtaaaaacaaagaaagaaaatggtGAAAAAGTTTTTATCAATGTTTGCCATGCAGAGAAT GTTCCTCAGCCAAGGGACATTACTGAGGAAGATCTGCTGAAGTTGTTGGAGTCGGATGATCCCTTTGGATTCCGAGTTCCAATGAGTATTGGTGAACCTCATGCTGAGATTGATAAAA GTGGACAGGGTTGTACGGCCTATGATGTCGTGATCCATCCAGGTTTTTATGAGAAAATGAAGGACAGCGAGGTGTTCCGAGCTTTCTTCCTGTCCGTTACCTTGGAGGGTCTGGAGGAAAAGTACTCCATCGCTCTGTCCAGAG ACTGGGTGATTCTTAAGAACAGGAAGTGTATTGGGCGACTTCAGGAACAGAATGTTAGGACACAGTCCAAACCTGTCATCATGGAGATGGGAGA TCAGTCCGGACTTGGGAAACCATTGATTCAAGAAATGGACACACCTAAGCCACTATCCCAGGAGGAACTCAAAGCCAG AGGCCAGAAGCCGGATTTCCGGATTGTACAGGAACCTGCAGAAGGACACCCAGAATTCCTTGTGGCTGAGATCAGTCTTCCACATGTG AAAATGGCCAACACACTGACTGTGGATGTTGGGGAAGATAGAATCGTCCTGGAGACGCGGTCCAATAAGTACTATTTAGATGTCTACCTGCCGTTTATGCTCATACAGGAGGACTGTGTGGCACAGTTTAACCGCAAAACAAGG ATTCTGACCCTGACATTACCAGTGCAGGCGGAAGAGTGA